From the genome of Methanothrix soehngenii GP6:
AGCGCTGATGGCCCGATCCATCGAGGAGATGTCGATCTCCAGAGAAGGAGAATTGAGTACTCCATTGCTACTATGCAGGGGAAGGGCTATGAAGGCAGATCCATAATCACATTTAGAGAAGCGCATCCCTCTTCTGGGCAGGTGCATGATAATAATCCTCCCTCTGAAAATGCAATTTTTTGGATAGAGCATCAAGGCCGAAATGACGATCTGCGCGAGAGAGATAGGATCATGGCAGGAGCTGCCCTGGCTACAAACCAGCTCCTGATCTCTCGGGAGATGGATGTTGCCCTTAATCTGTCCCTGGAGATACTGGGCTGCTCGGCCAATGTGGACAGGGCCTGCATATTTGAGCATTATCTGGACGAGGAGGGAAGAGATCAGATCTCGCTTGGGTATGAATGGATATCCGGCAATGATGGAGATGCACGCTCGGCCAAGATTCGCCATCCAGATCTGAGCTACGAGGCATACAGCTCCATTCCCCAATGGTTCCAGATCCTCTCCGGAGGAATGCCCATCTGGGGAAGAACCCGCGACCTGCCCCCGTCGGCGAGGGGACCGCTGGAGACGATGGGGGTGAGATCATTCATGATCGTCCCCATATTCACTACCGACCGATTCTGGGGTTTCATCGGTTTCGAGGACTATAGGCTGGAGAGGGATTGGAGCTGGAGTGTGGCTTTCATACTGATGACCATGGCCAGCGCCATAGGAGGATTCATCGGCCGATTCAAAGCGGAATCCGCCCTCAGGGAGAGCGAGGAGAAGTACAGGGAGCTGGTGGAGACCTCAAGCAGCGTCATCATCCGAGTGGATACCAGCGGAGCTATCAGGTTCATCAACAAGTTCGGCCTGCATTTCTTCGGCTACAATGAGGAGGATATCCTGGGACGGAATGTAACCGAGACCATCTTTCCACCAGGAGGCATAGGTTGCAACCTCAAGGCGATAATCGGGCATATAAGGGAGAATCCAGAAGAATGCTCCACTCATATAGCGGAGAACATAAGATCCAATGGAGAGCTGGTCTGGATTGCCTGGGCCCACCGGCTAGTCCAAAACGAGCGGGGAGAGGTTGTAGAGGTTCTGTGCATCGGCAACGACATAACTGAAAAAAAGCGCTCTTCCGAGGAGCTCAAGCGGGTGGCAGCCGACCTGCGGGAAACCAGGGATTATCTGGATAATCTCCTCAGCCATGCCAACGCCCCCATCATCGTCTGGGACCCCAACTTCTGCATCACCAGGTTCAACCATGCCTTCGAGAGGCTGACAGGCTGGCGGGCGGATGAGGTCTTGGGTCGATCGCTGGGAATCCTCTTTCCCGATGAGAGCCGGACGGAGTCTTTCGCTTATATCGAGAGGACCCTCTCCGGGGAAAGCTGGAACGCAGTGGAGATCCCCATATGCCACCAGAATGGAGAGGTAAGAACCGTCCTTTGGAACTCGGCCAATATATATGATGAGGCCGGGAGGCGTGTCATTGCCACCATTGCTCAGGGCCAGGATATCACCGAGAGGAAGATGGCAGAGGAAAGGGTGGCATTTCAGGCCTCATTGCTCGACCAGGTCAGAAATGCTGTTATTGCTACTGATTTCGATGGCAGGATCATATACTGGAACCGGTTTGCCGAATCGCTCTACCAGTGGAAGGCGGAGGAGGTGCTGGGCGCGTCCATTAAAGATACCATCCTTCCTCCGGAGATGAAATATAACGTGGAGATGGTGACGAAAGAGATCCTGGCCAAAGGCTACCTGGAATGCGAGTACCTGGTTAAAAGAAAGGATGGCAGCCGGTTCCCTGCTTCGTATATCTTCAGCACGATATGCGATAATAGGCAAAGGCGGATAGGAATAATCTCTGTGAGCACCGACCTCACTGAGCGAAAGAAGGTGGAGCAGGACCTGCGCGATGCCAAAGAAAGGGCGGAATCGGCGACGAAGGCCAAGTCAGAGTTCCTGGCCAATATGAGCCATGAGATCCGGACCCCTATGAATGCGGTGATAGGCTTCACCAGCCTGCTTCTCAATACCAACATCGACTCTGTGCAGAGGGACTACATTGAGACCATCCACAGCAGTGGTGACTCTCTGCTTAAGGTTATTAGCGATATCCTGGACTTCTCCAAGATCGAGGGAGGGATGATGGAGCTGGAGAAGGAGCGCATTGACCTCATTGAATGCCTGGAGACCTCATTGAACCTGGTGGCAGAGGACGCTTCTCGCAAGGGCCTCTCCGTTAGCTATGAAGTCGAGCCGCAGGTTCCCAGATATCTGATGGGCGACATGACCAGGCTCAGACAGATACTGGTCAATCTCCTGGGAAATGCCGTTAAGTTCACCGATAAGGGTTTCGTCCGGTTGGATGTATCCGCTCTTCCAGTCGAGGACGGCCATGAGATCCAGTTCCGGGTGACGGACTCAGGGATCGGCATATCCCAGGACCGAATGAGCCGGCTGTTCCAGTCCTTCAGCCAGGTAGACGCCTCCACCACCCGCAAGTATGGAGGCACGGGACTGGGACTTGCCATCTGCAAGCATCTGGCTGAGCTGATGGGAGGTGGAATCTGGGCGGAGAGCGTTCCTGGAGAGGGCTCAAGCTTCTATTTCACCATCCAGGCCGAGGCCTCCATCGAGCCTTATCCGAAGCTCCATGGGGATCGGCCTGACCTGACCCTCGATCTGTCCGATCAAGAGATCCAAAAAGGCCTGCGAATACTGCTTGCCGAGGACAATT
Proteins encoded in this window:
- a CDS encoding PAS domain S-box protein encodes the protein MLRPLPSGRSWWGDLMNPERMFQSTLEILEDGICICDPSGEILYSNPAAERMARSLEELNCGKGGVLKDLCSGILKTAKSADGPIHRGDVDLQRRRIEYSIATMQGKGYEGRSIITFREAHPSSGQVHDNNPPSENAIFWIEHQGRNDDLRERDRIMAGAALATNQLLISREMDVALNLSLEILGCSANVDRACIFEHYLDEEGRDQISLGYEWISGNDGDARSAKIRHPDLSYEAYSSIPQWFQILSGGMPIWGRTRDLPPSARGPLETMGVRSFMIVPIFTTDRFWGFIGFEDYRLERDWSWSVAFILMTMASAIGGFIGRFKAESALRESEEKYRELVETSSSVIIRVDTSGAIRFINKFGLHFFGYNEEDILGRNVTETIFPPGGIGCNLKAIIGHIRENPEECSTHIAENIRSNGELVWIAWAHRLVQNERGEVVEVLCIGNDITEKKRSSEELKRVAADLRETRDYLDNLLSHANAPIIVWDPNFCITRFNHAFERLTGWRADEVLGRSLGILFPDESRTESFAYIERTLSGESWNAVEIPICHQNGEVRTVLWNSANIYDEAGRRVIATIAQGQDITERKMAEERVAFQASLLDQVRNAVIATDFDGRIIYWNRFAESLYQWKAEEVLGASIKDTILPPEMKYNVEMVTKEILAKGYLECEYLVKRKDGSRFPASYIFSTICDNRQRRIGIISVSTDLTERKKVEQDLRDAKERAESATKAKSEFLANMSHEIRTPMNAVIGFTSLLLNTNIDSVQRDYIETIHSSGDSLLKVISDILDFSKIEGGMMELEKERIDLIECLETSLNLVAEDASRKGLSVSYEVEPQVPRYLMGDMTRLRQILVNLLGNAVKFTDKGFVRLDVSALPVEDGHEIQFRVTDSGIGISQDRMSRLFQSFSQVDASTTRKYGGTGLGLAICKHLAELMGGGIWAESVPGEGSSFYFTIQAEASIEPYPKLHGDRPDLTLDLSDQEIQKGLRILLAEDNLVNQKVAIRMLERLGYTADIAADGQEVLAALESRPYDVVLMDVQMPEMDGLEATRSIRSTACHQPYIIAMTAHAMKGDREVCLDAGMNDYIAKPVRIEELKAALMHSRMPVFNG